A genomic window from Astatotilapia calliptera chromosome 12, fAstCal1.2, whole genome shotgun sequence includes:
- the srp19 gene encoding signal recognition particle 19 kDa protein translates to MAHLTQNPADKERFVCLYPIYINSKKTLAEGRRISAEKAVENPSCTEIRDVLAAAGMNVYMENKIHPREWNRDGQFKGRVRVQIKQADGSPCQEKFSSRKDVMIYVAEMIPKLKTRTQKSGGGDTSSQQGEGGKKSKKKKK, encoded by the exons ATGGCTCATCTCACCCAGAACCCCGCGGATAAAGAGCG GTTCGTCTGCCTCTATCCCATCTACATCAACAGTAAGAAGACGCTGGCTGAAGGACGAAGGATCTCCGCGGAGAAG GCGGTGGAGAATCCGTCCTGCACTGAGATCAGAGACGTGCTGGCGGCTGCAGGGATGAACGTCTACATGGAG AACAAAATCCACCCCCGGGAGTGGAACAGGGACGGCCAGTTCAAAGGTCGGGTCAGAGTTCAGATTAAGCAGGCGGACGGCAGCCCGTGTCAGGAGAAGTTCAGCTCAC GTAAAGACGTGATGATCTACGTCGCAGAGATGATCCCCAAACTCAAGACTCGGACCCAGAAGAGCGGAGGAGGCGACACCAGCTCTCagcagggaga
- the LOC113034150 gene encoding uncharacterized protein LOC113034150: MPGQRQGCWSWKLLVIFSLLGLTEEFEVKEDEWEELGSDIAALHRLQGLSEHMFDESFMNTSTTRGNDYHQSRFGRSVKRLDTEENPLTLLDGFQDCENVTAHVITKEKDFNTFLVHIEKQKVQDWLLGASEISHSYNQKLLIMTDTEKSTSDRVQQEYSKDPHYSVKVTKDCLFNDSCVPAADRYTVVKIFGSVSEDGQTVSGLDGASLAKLMLKPSLEAAPVFSLDGNTTTQFHQNFIRVLMLRGLQTVLETNQNNQQIYQVMDRPDSVSSYKIPQRPADHSTQYDHQQIVMMENDPVVRRAAEYLYEKHPAVSSVYVLDENQRPKLIHGEPVSLSEDSRLVLVGHGEKDNAREMRLSGYSSGEVAQIIQRTNRGSDKIKTTSVVACEVGSDQRFMETLLRDLRKNNIKTELHVRDALVQVTHTGKKITQEISPEGLQWRHKDNSKKVVATLDRNGDVIMRNEPGSKGEAVFTNERNFLGGGKNRGNKKPEQNFIKENSWPDEPKRFVNPEVFKKIDQNNVKMKSAIDELEALSWGIFHSDQHLGERPKKISVNNPEEIRKYLLAKRKNII, from the exons AGGTGAAAGAAGATGAGTGGGAGGAGCTCGGCTCTGACATCGCTGCACTGCATCGACTCCAAGGACTGTCTGAACACATGTTTGATGAAAGCTTTATGAACACCTCAACAACCAG GGGAAACGACTACCACCAATCACGATTTGGAAGATCTGTGAAAAG GCTGGACACTGAAGAAAACCCACTGACTTTGCTGGATGGATTTCAGGACTGTGAAAACGTCACAGCTCATGTCATTACGAAGGAGAAG gacTTTAACACCTTCTTGGTACATATCGAGAAACAGAAGGTACAAGACTGGCTGCTGGGTGCTTCAGAGATCTCACACAGCTACAACCAAAAGCTTCTGATCATGACCGACACAGAGAAATCCACCAGTGACAGAGTCCAGCAGGAATATAGCAAGGATCCTCATTACTCCGTGAAAGTCACCAAGGACTGCCTGTTCAACGACTCCTGTGTACCAGCAGCAGACAGATACACTGTGGTCAAAATATTTGGAAGTGTTTCAGAAGATGGACAAACTGTGTCTGGACTTGATGGAGCTTCACTTGCAAAGCTGATGTTGAAACCATCTCTGGAAGCAGCTCCAGTTTTCTCTCTCGATGGAAACACAACCACACAGTTCCACCAGAACTTCATTCGGGTTCTTATGCTCCGCGGCCTCCAAACAGTCTTAGAAACCAACCAGAACAATCAGCAGATTTACCAGGTGATGGATCGACCTGACTCCGTTTCCAGCTACAAAATCCCACAAAGACCAGCTGATCACAGCACACAGTATGACCACCAGCAGATCGTAATGATGGAAAATGACCCTGTGGTCAGAAGAGCTGCTGAATATTTGTATGAGAAACATCCAGCAGTTAGTTCTGTCTATGTTCTTGATGAAAACCAAAGACCCAAACTGATCCACGGTGAACCAGTGTCTCTGTCAGAGGACAGCAGACTGGTGCTGGTAGGTCATGGTGAAAAAGACAACGCAAGAGAAATGAGACTGTCAGGATACAGTTCAGGAGAGGTGGCACAAATCATCCAAAggacaaacagaggcagtgataaaatcaaaacaacgaGTGTGGTGGCCTGTGAGGTCGGATCAGACCAACGATTCATGGAAACTCTGCTGAGGGACCTCCGTAAAAATAACATCAAGACAGAGCTTCATGTGAGGGACGCTCTCGTCcaagtcacacacacaggaaagaaaATCACTCAGGAAATCTCTCCAGAGGGGCTGCAATGGAGACATAAAGACAACAGCAAGAAAGTGGTGGCAACACTTGATCGCAACGGAGATGTAATAATGAGAAACGAGCCTGGAAGTAAAGGAGAGGCTGTTTTTACCAATGAAAGAAACTTTCTGGGTGGAGGAAAAAACAGGGGAAACAAAAAACCAGAACAAaattttataaaagaaaacagctggCCAGATGAACCAAAGAGGTTTGTTAACCCAGAGGTTTTTAAGAAGATTGACCAAAATAACGTTAAGATGAAATCTGCCATTGATGAACTCGAGGCTCTGTCTTGGGGAATCTTTCACTCAGATCAACATCTGGGTGAAAGACCAAAGAAAATCAGTGTCAACAACCCagaagaaataagaaaatatttactagcgaaaagaaaaaatataatatag